The DNA segment TTGGCTTTTCTACGACCAATTCCAAATCTTACGATATCATCACCTATGGATGAACATGAACTGCGCAAATTGATGTATACAGCTCAGCTTAAAGATATGGGGCCATTCGTAATAAGATATCCTAGAGGACGTGGTGTCTGCATTGAATGGAAATGTCCATTCGAGCCTATTAAGGTAGGTACCGGTCGTAAACTTAAAGATGGTAAGGATATAGCGGTATTGACAATAGGACCAATCGGAAATGATGCTTTAGCTGCAATAAAGAGAGCTGAGACAGAACGTCCGGATCTAAGTATTGCCCTTTATGACATGAGGTTTTTGAAACCTCTTGATGAAAAGATTTTATCTGAAGTTGGTGAAAACTTCTCAAAAATAGTAACTATTGAGGATGGCGTAAGCAACGGCGGAATGGGTTCGGCTGTGCTAGAATGGATGGATGATCATAACTATACACCAAAGATAAAACGACTTGGACTGCCTGACGAATTTATAGAACATGGCAAGGTAGAAGAACTGCATAAAATAGTGGGAATTGACGTGGATAGTATTAAAAATGCTTTAATAAAATGAGATGTTTGGAGATATTTACAGTACTTGTAATATTAGCTCCTTTTTTCCGGACAGATTTTTAAGTCACAAATAAATATAGATTATTATGAAACCTTTAAAATTTAATCCGCTGCTCAAGCAAACAATATGGGGCGGTAACAAAATTATTCCTTTTAAGCATTTGGATTCCAACATGGATAAAGTTGGAGAGAGCTGGGAAATCTCAGGATTGAAAGGAACTGAAAGCACCGTGAGTGAGGGTGAATATTGTGGTATGACTATTAACGAACTATTGAATAAGTTGAAAGGGAAACTGATAGGTGAAGAAAACTACAAACATTTTAAGAACGAGTTCCCGTTGCTTATAAAGTTTATTGATGCACGTCAGGACTTGTCTATACAGGTACATCCTAATGATGAGGTGGCCCATAATCAAGGAATAGATCATGGCAAAACTGAAATGTGGTATATCATGGACTCAGAACCTTCGGCAAAATTACGCATCGGACTAAAAAAACAGATTACTCCAGCAGAATATAAAATTATGGTAGAGAATGGTACTATCTGCGATGCCATAGCTGAATATAATGTGAAAGAAGGAGACTGTTTCTTTCTGCCTGCCGGACGTATACACAGTATAGGAGTCGGATGTTTTCTTGCAGAGATACAACAGACAAGTGATGTTACTTATCGTATATACGACTTTAACAGAAAAGACAAAGATGGAAACTATCGACAACTGCATACAAAAGAGGCTGCAGAATGCATAGATTTCTCTGTATATCCAAACTATCATACTGATTATGTACCAACAAAGAACAGAGGTACATCACTTATACAGTGCCAGTACTTTAAAACAGCAGTCTACGATTTGCAGGAGGATATGACAATAGATTATTCAGAACTTGACAGTTTCGTAATTCTGGTATGCCTAAAAGGTGAGGGGAAAATAACAGATAATGAAGGGAACGAAATAGGACTTAGGGCAGGTGAAACAATACTTATACCTGCTACAACTAACTGGATAAAAGTAAAAGGAGAAATAAAATTTATTGAGACTTACGTGTAAACAGACTTACACATAAGAGTTTGATATGATTATTTTTTCTTTTGTTTGGCTATAACATATATAATTACCGGAGCTCCAAGCATTGGTGTAACAGCATTCAATGGTATTACACCTGTATCTCCTGGTAATGTACATAGGATATTGCAGAGCAAAGCTACAACACTGCCAAGAAGAATTGTCGCAGGCAGAAGACTGCGATGGTTCTCTGTAGTAAGAAGCAATCGGGCTATATGGGGTACGGCCAATCCAATAAAAGCTATCGGTCCGCAAAAAGCAGTTGTTATAGCTGACAACAATCCCGTAACTACCAGTAAACAGTTGCGTACACGCACCACATTTATTCCTAAATTTTCTGCATAGCGTTCACCAAGCAGAAGAGCATTCAAAGGTTTTATAAGCACTACTGCTACGATAAGACCAAATAGCGTTACAGCAGCAAATGCAGGCATCTGTGACATAGACACACCGCCAAAGTTGCCAAGACCCCATACCATATACGATTTTACACCTTCTTCTGTAGCAAAGAAGTTTAGTAAGGACGTGGCTGCGGATGATATATAACCTATCATAATGCCTACTATTAGTAGCATCATGTTATTACGTACTAAAGAAGAGAAAAAGAATATTACAACAGTTACAAGCATTGCACCGACAAAGGCTGCCATAAATATTGCGGCGAATCCTGTAATGCTAACACTTCCGGCTGAAATGCTACCTCCAAATAGTAACATGACCAGAGCGACACCTAACCCGGCTCCACTATTTATACCGAATATTGAAGGATCTGCCAGAGGATTCTTGAATGCAGTCTGCAACATCAGTCCACTGACGGCCAGAGCTGCACCACATAACAAAGCTGTAAGTGCCTGAGGAAGGCGTGAACCTAATATTATAAATCGCCATGATTCGTTTTCTACACCTTTGCCCATAATGATATTTGCCACATCCTTTAATGGAATCAACACAGACCCAATTATAAGATTCATGGCAAATAAAATTACTATCATAATGCCAAGCATTATGCAATATTTAGATCCTTTACTCATATAGTATATTAAACGCGACTATTCGAATATTATTACTTTTACTGTTATAAGTTCTATTTTACCAAATAGAAATATTTCAATTCTACTTGCTTGTTTGATTCAGGATGAAATATTCGGATAAAATCCTGTAAAAGATAATCTGGACGGAAAGGAGACTCCTCATAGAATTTGGAATCTTCTACATTACAGCTATATACATTTTTACGTTTGTATGCATTAAACTGTGCGTATGCGGCATTTTCTGTAAGCATCTTGTTTAATGATTCCGGACTGCCGTCCCTTGTAAGCCAGACATCCGCATTACCGGCCTTGGCCAAGACTGTTTCAAATGGCAGTGCTGTACTACCGCTATGTTTATCTCCGGCAAAAACATACTTGCCTCCTGCGTCTTTTATAATCTGTCCCATAGTGCTCTCACCACCCGGTACGTACCAGACAGAACCTGTTATCTTGTCCATAAGTACAATAGGATGACTCTTCAACGTACCAGCATAAGATTTACCTGCTTTATAACAACTGTCAACAACATTAAACAGAGAGTCTGCTTTCTGTTCACAGCCATATAGCAAGCCATACAATTTCATCCATTCGGCTCTGCCAAGAGCTGAATATTCCATATAGTCAGCACACTCTATAAGCGGAACTCCGATCTCTTCAAGTTTGCCATATCCGCCACTGTTCTGAAATGGAGATAATAGTATTGCGTCTGGTTTTGTATCGATAATCTTTTCTATATTCGATCCCATGCCTTCACCACAGTCGGCAATCTTATGCAGATTACATTGCTGCTGTATCCAAGGTATCTTTATATACTTCAAGTCGCATACGCCTGCAATAGAACTTCTTGCGCCGATGTTTTGTATTAATGCACAATGTACAGTAGTAAAAACTATGGAACGTTTAAGCGGAGTACGTATCACCGTACCATCATGAGAAATATCATCTGGAACTTTTCTATCTGATGGCACCAATACATATTTATGAAGCACTTTACCTTTATACCACGGATTAGCAATATCTACTGTTGTATAACCATTGTGTTTGACAATAGTGAGCAGACGGGCATATTTCAGTTTCAGAGTATCACCACCCTCACCCTGTGCGGTCTTATTTCCACACGAGGCAAAGATGGTGATAATAGTGATTGCTATGAATAAAGATTTTTTCATTCAGACTATCTCATAAAGACAATATGACTTGGACTTACACCACCAGAGGTGAATGTTACCTTATATGCTCCATCTGAAGTAAAATGGTATATTACGCCATTGGTAACATAGTCTGATGTACCTACATAGAAACTTCCGTCATAAGGATTGACGTCCATACAATATACGCTTGATTTTGCCAATGCAGGAGGGACATCTTTCAAGAATGACGATGTATCAGTTTTTCCTGTTAAGATGTTATACGAATAGAATGAAGTGGCAGTTACATATGTTGTCCAATTAGTAACACTATTAGCTATATATAATACATTATCTTTTATTGCCATTGAGGTACCAGCCCCAATTTCAGTAACAGTTTTATTTGCCTTATCATAAGAATATATTGCACCTGCGTAATTGGCATCATAACCTTCTATAAAAATATTTCCATTAGCATCAGATACCATCTTCTGAGGATTGTTACATACTGTGATATCATCTGCAGCCTTAGTAAATGTAGCCTCATCTATTACACACATCAAGTTCAATTTACCATAACCATTGCATATAACATAAAGTTTACCGGCTGATGATACTATATTTTCAGGATTGTTAGCTACCTTACAAGAAGCTACATATTTCAAATCATCCTTTGTAAATTTAAGTACAAGACCTCCATAAGTAGTTACATATATATAATCACCACTTATTACAGCTTTACGAGGCTGACCTTGGTCGGAAGTAAACTTATATGAAGCCTCTTTCATTCCTGCTCCGTTCATCTTAACCATATAAGAAGAACCATAAACGAGCATATACAAATTATCACCATCTGTAATCAAATCTTCACCCGTATCTCCTATATTTTCGCCATTTTGTGAAAGATACAATGATTTGTTGCATATAGTATCTTGCACATAATTGAATGCTGTCAATGAAGAATTGTTTCCGTTATACGACCCCTCATTCAATATAAAACCACGGGTCTTAGGTAATACGACTTTAGAACCTGAATAATCTACATAATCGCTGTCATCGCTAGAACAAGAACTGAATCCAGCTGTCAAAATTAGTCCGAACAAGACCGACAAATACAAACTTTTTCTTAATTTCATAATCAAATATTTAAAATGTGAATATTCCCGTAATCTCCCAATTGCGGCCTGGCATGGGATAATACTTTATTATTTCATACTGTTTATTAGTGATATTATGTACTACACCATTCAATGATAAACTATAACTCTTAAATTTAAATTCATGCGACAAGGTGACCGAATGTTCAAAGTAAGAATCCAATTTATACTGGTCTGTATTCATAACAGAAGAATAACGCTTTCCACAACCCATCAACGAATAACCTACATTAATAAATGGATTATTGATAATGAATGATACATTACCGCTGTTTTCAGGCGTATAAGGTAATTGTGATTTATAATAAGCTGAACTTTCGTCTGTAAGATCTACTGCTTTCTGTAAAGTGTAAGCCATAGCCATATCTATGCTTATAACTCTGGATATGCGAAGACCGGTAGACACGGTAGCATCCAAGCCATGAATATGTACTTTGCCAAAGTTAGCCATTTTCCATATGTATGTAGAAGGGAAGGCTACAATTTTATCTGTAACATCATTATAGTATCCGTCTACAGTTACTGTAAAGTTGTACAAACATCTAAATGGGCGCATACTCCAAGTTAACCCCATTCCATATTCGCGGGCCTTTTCAGGACGCAAACCAGTGTTTCCCATCCTAAGATAATATAAGTCGTTGAATGTGGGTACACGGAAAGTGCTTTTGTACGATGTCCTTACATACAAGGCTTCATCTTTCAATAGACGATATGATAAAGATAATGATGGGGATAGTCGTTTTCTGTCATCCGGTTTATCTCCGTTACTAACAGATTCTGTTATATAAGTATTTACAAGATTACCGTTCAAGGCAAGTCTGCCTAATTGCAATTGTGCCGACATTGCGGTTAAAGATGAGAACCTTAATGGATTAGGACTTAGATTTATGTTATTTCTTAAACTGTTTACAGCTAAATCCTGAGCCAGAGATATAGACAAATTATGAATTGGATGCCATCCTATTGTTGCAGAGCCATAATATTCATCCTGACGATCCACATCTATCTGTTTGTTATCGGTATACTTCACATTGACATCTTCGTATCGGTTCCACGAATGGTCATACTTCAAGTGAGCACGCAGTTCCCATTTATCGGATAATCTTTTCTTATAACTTGACTGAGCAAAGAAATTCTCGTCCCAAAGTCTTTCGTTGGCATCAGAATTATATAGTACAACTACTCCGGGAAGTCCACGTTGAGAATAATAGTAGTATATCTTTGTGTCTAATTGGCTACTATCATTGAATGTATAGTAGAAGTTGGTCTCACCATTCCATGATTTAATATCTGAGTTATAACGCTTCTCATGTGTCTTAAGCATACCATTTTTCAATGTAAACGGATATACACCATCTGCCCGAAGACAGGTGCCATCTACAGACATCGTTAATCTTTTGCCTAACCGTTGCCAATAGCGCAAAGATAGGTTCACCAATCCAAATGATCCTCCACGGACCTTTAATTTTATTGAGTAATCCTGATTATCGCCAAAATATGGTTTTATGGTTTCTATATCCAAAACTCCAGCCGAAGCAAAATGTCTGGCTGTCTGCATTATATCATCATTCTGCCCAATAGAAAGAGATAACATTTTGACATTATCCAGCGAAAAGCGACCTATGTCAATCTGTCCTGCTTGTGTATTACTTACTGTTATGCCATCATAGCTGACTGCTGTATGCTGTGCACCAAGATTTCTCACCGATACTGTTTTCATTCCACCAATACCTCCATAATCACGCACATTAGCACCGGCAAACTTCTTTACTGCATCTGAAAAGTTGGATATACCTATCTTCTGAAGATCATCAGCACTTATAAACTGTGTTGGTGTTCCTGACGTAATATTTTTTTCGACATGTCTTGATACAACCTGAACTTCCTGAATATGATGCACCTGCCCAATGATTGTATCAAGAGGTTCATTACTTGCCGCAGCCTGTAAAGCCACTGAGCATAATAACGCTAAGGCAGCGAAATATTTCATTCTTATAATACGGTTATTCTTCTACGCCTTTCCTCGAGACGACAACGAAGATTAATAAAAGCAACGGCAGGTCTTCTGACTTCATTGTCCGGCAGCAAACGTCTTCCCGAATATTATCAGTGACATATTGTTTGCAACCGCGAAGGACAACTTACAGCAGCGGGACTGTTCGGGATTTACACCCGATTCCCTTTTTAATCACGCCATAGTGAACCTATTGCGGGTGCAAAGTTACATATTTTTTTTGAATTCAATAAAAATATGTATT comes from the Xylanibacter oryzae DSM 17970 genome and includes:
- a CDS encoding iron ABC transporter permease; the encoded protein is MSKGSKYCIMLGIMIVILFAMNLIIGSVLIPLKDVANIIMGKGVENESWRFIILGSRLPQALTALLCGAALAVSGLMLQTAFKNPLADPSIFGINSGAGLGVALVMLLFGGSISAGSVSITGFAAIFMAAFVGAMLVTVVIFFFSSLVRNNMMLLIVGIMIGYISSAATSLLNFFATEEGVKSYMVWGLGNFGGVSMSQMPAFAAVTLFGLIVAVVLIKPLNALLLGERYAENLGINVVRVRNCLLVVTGLLSAITTAFCGPIAFIGLAVPHIARLLLTTENHRSLLPATILLGSVVALLCNILCTLPGDTGVIPLNAVTPMLGAPVIIYVIAKQKKK
- a CDS encoding type I phosphomannose isomerase catalytic subunit, yielding MKPLKFNPLLKQTIWGGNKIIPFKHLDSNMDKVGESWEISGLKGTESTVSEGEYCGMTINELLNKLKGKLIGEENYKHFKNEFPLLIKFIDARQDLSIQVHPNDEVAHNQGIDHGKTEMWYIMDSEPSAKLRIGLKKQITPAEYKIMVENGTICDAIAEYNVKEGDCFFLPAGRIHSIGVGCFLAEIQQTSDVTYRIYDFNRKDKDGNYRQLHTKEAAECIDFSVYPNYHTDYVPTKNRGTSLIQCQYFKTAVYDLQEDMTIDYSELDSFVILVCLKGEGKITDNEGNEIGLRAGETILIPATTNWIKVKGEIKFIETYV
- a CDS encoding ABC transporter substrate-binding protein, with the translated sequence MKKSLFIAITIITIFASCGNKTAQGEGGDTLKLKYARLLTIVKHNGYTTVDIANPWYKGKVLHKYVLVPSDRKVPDDISHDGTVIRTPLKRSIVFTTVHCALIQNIGARSSIAGVCDLKYIKIPWIQQQCNLHKIADCGEGMGSNIEKIIDTKPDAILLSPFQNSGGYGKLEEIGVPLIECADYMEYSALGRAEWMKLYGLLYGCEQKADSLFNVVDSCYKAGKSYAGTLKSHPIVLMDKITGSVWYVPGGESTMGQIIKDAGGKYVFAGDKHSGSTALPFETVLAKAGNADVWLTRDGSPESLNKMLTENAAYAQFNAYKRKNVYSCNVEDSKFYEESPFRPDYLLQDFIRIFHPESNKQVELKYFYLVK
- a CDS encoding TonB-dependent receptor, with amino-acid sequence MKYFAALALLCSVALQAAASNEPLDTIIGQVHHIQEVQVVSRHVEKNITSGTPTQFISADDLQKIGISNFSDAVKKFAGANVRDYGGIGGMKTVSVRNLGAQHTAVSYDGITVSNTQAGQIDIGRFSLDNVKMLSLSIGQNDDIMQTARHFASAGVLDIETIKPYFGDNQDYSIKLKVRGGSFGLVNLSLRYWQRLGKRLTMSVDGTCLRADGVYPFTLKNGMLKTHEKRYNSDIKSWNGETNFYYTFNDSSQLDTKIYYYYSQRGLPGVVVLYNSDANERLWDENFFAQSSYKKRLSDKWELRAHLKYDHSWNRYEDVNVKYTDNKQIDVDRQDEYYGSATIGWHPIHNLSISLAQDLAVNSLRNNINLSPNPLRFSSLTAMSAQLQLGRLALNGNLVNTYITESVSNGDKPDDRKRLSPSLSLSYRLLKDEALYVRTSYKSTFRVPTFNDLYYLRMGNTGLRPEKAREYGMGLTWSMRPFRCLYNFTVTVDGYYNDVTDKIVAFPSTYIWKMANFGKVHIHGLDATVSTGLRISRVISIDMAMAYTLQKAVDLTDESSAYYKSQLPYTPENSGNVSFIINNPFINVGYSLMGCGKRYSSVMNTDQYKLDSYFEHSVTLSHEFKFKSYSLSLNGVVHNITNKQYEIIKYYPMPGRNWEITGIFTF